The Sphingobacterium lactis sequence ATAAATTTATCTTATTCAGCAAACTGCAACATGCCAACTTTTCCTTTTAGGAAGCCAAGAGCAATTAGGAACCGGAAAATGTAAGGATTAAAAAAAAGAAAGTGCGCTCAAAGGGAGTCGAACCCCTAACCTTCTGATCCGTAGTCAGATGCTCTATCCAATTAAGCTATGAGCGCATTCTTTCAGGACTAATTGTCCTTTGAGGTGGGGCAAATATCGGTACTTTTTTATACTTTCCAAACGATTTTTCCGTTTTTTACTCATTTTAAAACTATATTTTGCATATCGTGTTGATATTTATATATTTAAAATTATGGCCGAACGTATAATTAAAAGCAATAAAATCAGAATTGGGGACATTTCCATCTCCTACTTCATCAAGAAAGCAACTGAAACGCCTGAAAAGACGATCATCTTCCTACATGGATTTCCATTCAACAAGAATATGTGGCGCGAGCAATTGGAGAGCCTGGAGGATAATATCACCGGAATTGCCATCGATATCCGTGGGCATGGCAACACGACCAAGGGACATGGCTACTTTTCGATCGATGTTTTTGCGAAAGACCTCGGGGTCTTTATCCGCAAACTGGAAATCGATAAGGCTGTTTTATGCGGCATCTCCATGGGCGGATACATCGCCCTGCGTGCCTATCAGCTGTTCCCGGAGAAGATTTCAGGATTGATATTATGTGACACCCATAGCAAAGCAGATGATGATGCTGGCAAACAAAAGCGTTTCGATGCCATCCAGGCGGTGCTTAACCACGGCAGAAGACCGTATGCCATCGGTTTTGTCAGCAATGTATTCGCCAAGAACAGTATCGAACGGAAACCAGAGGCTGTCGAGTTGATCAAGAGCAGTATCCGCCGGAACAGTATCGATTCGATATGCGCTACCCTGTTGGCCCTAGCCTCCAGGACAGATACCAGTTCGGTACTGAAGGACATCAAGGTGCCGACGCTGATTATCCGCGGTAAGGACGACAAAATAACACCGGAGGAGTTGATGCAGGAAATGGCGGATCAGATAAAAGGATCCACTTTCCATCAGATTGCCGACAGCGGACACCTGCCGAACATGGAACATCCTGAGGAGTTCAACCTGCACATGAATAAATTATTACAGGAAGTGAAGGCTAAATAGCGACCTTTTCCTTCCCTTTCTTCTTTAAAGCCTTTTTCTTGACGGAGCAATCCGGAACGACCTGATTTGTCAGCTCCATTCCCTTCTCGATCATGTAAGAGGCTTTATCATAATCCCACAGGCCCGCAATATTGTGCGGTACATTGATGACATAATCGGGCTTGTATAATTCAACGCTCAATTGGGTAAGCCTTCTCCGCATCAGGAAATAGGATTCCTGAAGCATGGAGAGCGCATTCAACCCCTTTCCCGGAACCACTGGCCCATAATCCTTGTCCGGCTTCCCGTCCAGATTGACCGCAACGATGATATTGCGACGCTTCCGGCGCACATAATTGATCGGCAGCGGATTCAAAACCCCGCCATCGACCAAATTCCAATCGTCACTCTCGATACTGGTAAATACTGCCGGGATAGCAATCGATGCGCGGATCGCTTTATAGACACTTCCCTTTTCAAAAACCATTTCCTTCTCGTTCAGCATATCGGTCGCAATTGCGCGAAATGGAAGACGCATATCCTCGATCGGTTTATCCGGGAAAATATCCTTTAAGGATTCGAAGACGCGCTGCCCTTTAAGCAAGCCAAACTTGAAATTGTTGAAATCCATCAGTTTGAAAACCTGCCGTCGGGTGAAACTGCGCATCCACTCCTCCAGATCATCCAGTTTCCCTTCAACATACGCCGCACCGATCAACGATCCTATGGAACAGCCGACTACTTCATCAATTTCATAACCCTTTTCCTCCAAACTGCGGATGACACCGATCTGAACCAAACCTCTGGCGCCCCCGCTCCCCAAAACCAAGGATACTTTACGCTTGCTTTTCAAAAAGTTCATGCCTAAAGTTAAGACTAATTTCCACATTCTTAATGTCATTTTGTTGTCTGTTTTATTTTCCGATTTGGAAGATATTATTATCGTTGTTACTTTTGCTAACACTGTTAACAAAACAACATGGGACTGACAGAAAGAAAGCAGAGACAACAGCAGGAATTGAAGGAACGCATCATCCAGAGTTCACGGGAAATCGTGGAAAATGAAGGATGGGCTGCGCTTTCCATTCGTAAGATTGCCGACGCCATCGAGTATTCTGTCCCGGTTATCTACAAGCATTTCGAAAACAAAGAAGCCATTGCTTCCTATTTCGTGATCGAGGGATTTGAGATTCTGGAAGCTAAAATCACGGCCGAGGTGAATCGGGAAGCCAATGCCGCTTCGCAGATCAAATCCATGGCAAAGGCCTATTGGTTTTTTGCTGTGGAAAATCCGAAGCACTATGAGATTATGTTCGGATTAGGCATCCCTTCCTGTGAAATGACGGTGGAATCCATGGAAATCAAGGCGGTTTCCGATAGCATGCTGGCCATCATTGACACCGCTATTGCCGAAAGTGGAAAAAAAGGAATCGATCGGTACCTTAAACTCCGGACCCTATGGTCCATTCTGCACGGGATTGTTGCACTGGAATTGCTGCAGGTAGAAAACAGACCCAATGTGTGCCCTTCCGAAGTTTTGAAGGACGCCATGGATGGCTATGTAAAATCAATTTTATTATAATACAAATACAACAACACATATCAGATGAACTTATTACAAGACTTACAATGGAGATACGCTACTAAAAAAATGACTGGCGCTCCTGTAGACCAAGAAAAAGTTGACTACATCACTGAGGCTGCGCGCTTAGCCCCTACCTCATCAGGTCTTCATCCATTCAAGATCATTGAAATCAGCAACCCAGATATTAAAAAGGAAATTCAACCGCTTGCCTATAACCAATCGCAAATTGTTGACGCATCACACCTTTTGATCTTTGCAGCATACGATGAATATACACAAGAACGTGTTGATTCCGTATTCCAACAACAAGCGGAAGAACGCAACTTGCCGCATGGTTTCGCAGATGACTATAAGAACAGTTTATTTGCTCGTTTTCAACAGCAGACCAAGGATCAACATTTTGAGCATGCTGCCCGCCAAGCCTATATTGGTTTTGGATTGGCCATTGCCGCAGCGGCAGAACAACGTATTGACGCGACCCCGATGGAAGGATTCGACAATGCTGCTCTTGACCAATACTTAGGATTGAACGAACTGGGTCTTCGCTCGGTAACCATCCTGGCACTGGGCCACAGAGACACGGAGAATGACTGGTTGGTGAACCTGAAAAAGGTGCGCATTGCCAAAGAAAACTTCATCATCAACAAATAGTTTTAGTTGAATTCCTATATAAACAAAGAGAGCCTTCCTTTCGGAAAAGCTCTCTTTTTTGTATTGTTTCACTGCTGTTCCTTAAGAAGTAACAGTGCGCTCGATCTTCACATCTTCTTTCGGCATGGCCGCCAAATAAATATTCGCTCCAGGAATGAGGAAATACCAACGGTTGATGCCGGCATCCTGCAACCTGCGAAAGCCAAGGGCTAACATCGGAAGGAAGGTAACCCCTACCAAAGCATATTTTAACCATTCTGGACCGATACGGTTACCAACAATGCTCAGTGCGAAGTAACCCAGCCACACGAACCCATAGAAGTACCAAAATTCGCGTAGTGATGACTTACCTGAAAACTTAAACATATTCCTGAATGGATCGATGATGTAGTTCATAATTTTAAAAAGCTTTAGCGGTTAATAATTTGTTGAATTAAAAATACAAAAAAATATCGTTTATTTAAACAACCTCTTCCAAATTATTTTATTTTGAGGCAAAATTAGTATTTTGAATTTCAATGCACATAAATACCATGACATCAAAAGAAAAAATGAAAGCCGGTGAGCCCTATATAGCCAGTGGCGACGAACTGTTCAAGGAAAGACAACATGCGAAGGTGGAACTCCAGAAATTCAATGGCATGGATCCCACCAAGATCAAGGCCAGGAACAAGATCTTAAAGCAGCTGCTCGGAAAAACAGGACAACGATTCTTTTTTGAACCGCCATTTCTTTGCGATTATGGCTACAACATTGAAGTTGGCGAGAATTTCTACGCGAATTACAACCTGACGATCCTGGACTGTGCCAAAGTCAGCATAGGTGATGATGTCATGATCGCTCCGAATGTTAGCCTATTCACGGCAGGGCATCCCGTGGATGCGGAACTGCGTGTTGCCGGTTGGGAATTTGCCCTTCCGATAACCATCGGGAATAGGGTTTGGATAGGTGGACAAACCGTCATCAACCCCGGTGTTACCATCGGCGACAATACGGTAATCGGTTCCGGTTCTGTGGTCACCAAGGACATCCCCTCGAATGTGGTCGCCGCAGGGAATCCTTGCCGCGTTATTCGGGAAATCGGAGAACAGGACAAGATCTATTATGCGAAAGGTCGGAAATTTGACCTGCATGAGGAAAAATCATAAAATAAAAATACCTGAGGTGGGGAACCCCAGGTATTTTACCAAACCAATTATTAACCTAAATTATGAAATTATGAATTTACTATCTTAAACGTTTACTAAAACGCTTTATTATATTCCATTCCGAATTTTTTCACCATGCATATCCGGTAAAACAGATACCACCCTTCGTTCAAAAAATCCACCACATCCCAGGCAATCAGGAAATCCACCACATAATTTCCTAAGACCACAAATCCACACACTGTTCCTTTCGAGAAATTTTCTCTAAAAAATTATATTCTATAATTAAAATTATTCAATAAAATGGAATAATATTTAATAATATATTAATATTAGACCGTTCGAATTTTTAAATCCTAAAATTACTTTTGCCTGCAGTTAATTTAAGATTTATGAAAAAGCGTACAGCGTACAAATTTTATTTGCTGTCTGTGCTGATGACCCTCACCTTCAGTTCTTGCGAAAAGGAAAAGGAAATAGCCATCGGTACCAGGCAGGAAAACCAAAGGCTCTATGATGTTCAATACGGCACAGGCCTACGGAGAGAGATGGATGTTTTCCTTCACGAGGACAGATCCAGCGACAAACCATTCATTATTTTCCTGCACGGCGGATCCTGGGAATACGGCAACAAGCTCCTTCTATCGGGGATGCAGGAAAATGTACTCAAAAAGGGGTACTCTTCAGCTTCCATCAATTATTCGTTCGTCAACCTGACAACGGATTACAAAAAACTAATGGATGATGTCCACGCCTCAATTAATCAGATCCAGAAAAACGCATCCAACTGGAACATTCGTCCGAACCAATACATCCTGGTCGGCCATAGTGCTGGCGCGCACCTTTCCCTCCTTTACGCCTACAACTACCAGCGAAAAGGTGAAGTGAAAGGCGTAGTTTCCCTAGCGGGTCCAACGGACTTTTCCGATGAAAAATTGGTATTGGAGATGGTCAAAAAGAACCATCCATTGATTAAGCAGATTGAATTGATGGCAGGCATCGGCATTAGCCGTCTTTTCCCACTGCCAGTTCCGGAGCAATTCATCAACGCAAGTCCATTGCACAACATCGAAAATCCGATTCCTACCCTCCTTATCCATGGTACTGAAGATAAAACAGTGGATATCTCACAGAGTGTAGCACTTTCCAAGGTGCTTACCGAGAAAAAAATAGCGAACGAATTCATCAAATTGGAATCCGCCAGCCATATGTTGGGTCTATTTGAGACCGAGGATAAATACAACCTTACAAACCTGTTAATCAATTGGGTAGAAAAAAACAATTAATCATGAGTGCACTAAAAACCAGTTTATTACTTTCCTTTTTCATTATCCTTTCTGGGATTTCCTATGCCCAGAGCATCAAATTATCCGGCAGGATTACCGATATCCAAGGCAATCCCCTTCCGGAGGCAAACGTAAAAATCAAACCGGCACAGGCGAAATCCGATGCCAATGGACAATATAGCCTTGCTGTTCCCGCTATCGGGCAATATGAGGTGGAGGTTATCCTTATGGGTTTCGAAAAGATCAACCAATCCATCACGGTTCAAGGTGATAACCAGGCCCTTGATTTCAAATTGTTACCTGCGGATTATCAGATCCAAGAGGTGATGATCAGTACGCAGAAAAGGGTGCAGAACAAGATCGATGTGCCGATCACGATCGATGTACTTGGTGGCCAAAAGCTGAACAAGTTAAATCTCCAGGAGCTGAACGAATTGTCAGCTTTCACACCAGGTGTCCAATTGGAAATCCAGAGCGCTAACAATCCGGCATTCGCTATCCGTGGTATCACTTCGGACAACTTGGATCCTCGCTCCCAACCACGCGTTTCCCTATCGATGGATGCCGTTTCCATTTCCCGTCCATCGCTCGCCGTTGCGGAGCTGTACGACATGGAGCGTGTTGAGATTGCCAAAGGTCCACAGGGGACATTATTGGGTCGCTCCGCGCAGATCGGCGCCATCAACCTGATCCGCAAAAAACCAGTGAAGGATCAATTGGTAGATTTTAAAGCACAGTACGGTAACTACAACAAACGCCTTATCAATGGTATGTACAACTACGGTTCTGAAACATCAGCTTTTGCGAACCGTTTTGCATTCGCTTACAATGCACAAGATGGCTTTGTCAAGAACCTTTCCGGCGGAAGATTAAATGGCAAGAACACGCTTGCATTCCGTAACTCCAGTCGTTTTTTCCTGAAGAATGACGGGACAATGGACTTGGTACTGAGCTACCAGCGCGACGATGCACCAGGGACCTCTTTCAAGAGCGGTGTATGGAGACCGAAGAATGGTGACCTGAAGCCATCCACCTTTGCCGACCTAGACAGAGGCAAGGATTTGGGAATCGAACGGGATGTGTACAGTGCGACTTTCCTTCAGGATCACAAACTCTCCGACACTTGGACGTTATCTACGGTAACGGGCTTTAACCGCTACTTCGCTCGCGAAAACTTTGACGCAGACGGAACAGCAGCGCCAGTTTTAAATCCTACGGATCGCTCATACGGCAATCAGTTCTCGCAAGAATTGCGCTTGAACTATGATAAAGGTTCGAAATTCAATGGATTTGTCGGCCTAAATTATTTCTTCGAGAACTCCAAAGAGCATGTAAACCTAAGGGTCAATGAACAATATCTGTTCCCGGCTTTTGTTTCAGGTCAGATCAGTGACCAAATTATTCAACAGTTACCCAGTGTGTTGAAAATGATTCCTGCCGCTGAAAAATTGAACATCGCTCAATATGGCGGATTGATCAATCCAGCGGTGAACAGATTGTTCCCGTCACAGTCCCCATTATTGCTCAACGGTGTTCCACAACCGACGACTACGCTCCCAAATCTATACAAGATTTTTGCGCAGGAGTTGAGTTCATTCAACATTATGCCTTTTATTCCAGAGCAATATCGCGGCATAGCAAACTGGATGATTCCAAACGGTTTAATCAGTCCAGAGGTATTGGAAGGCTTAGTGGGTACGTATGCGCCGGAACAAGCAGAGTTGCTCAACAGCATCTCCTCAGCGCCATTGAACCCAAACCACAATGAATCGTACAGCATGATCGGAAAGACCCATTCCTTTGATATCTTCATGGATGGAACCTATTCCCTGACCGAGAAATTAAAACTTACTGCCGGTATCCGCGGTACCTACGAGCGTATCACGGGTGCTTACCAATCGCAGGAAACGACAGACCCAAGCATCATCGCGCAGTTCAGGAACAAGAACAACAACTTGCTTTCGCCCGTTGCCAATGAATGGATTACCGAGTTCAAGGACTATGTCTCCTATGTTGGCCGTTTGGCGATGAACTATAAGTTCCACCCTTCCCACAACGTCTATGCTACGGTTTCGAAAGGCCGTAGACCTCCGGTATTGTATGTATGGCCAGGTGCTAGCAAAAACCTGAAACCTGAAATCGTATGGAACTATGAATTGGGCGTTAAAGGGGTGCACAACAATATCCTTTCGTACTCCCTAGCCGGATATTACTACGATTGGTCCAGCTTCCAGACCACCCGTTTGGTCCCTGTTGATGGGGTAATCGGTTTGCAGCAGGTTGCTGAAGATGCCGGAAAGGCGAGATCTTTTGGTGTGGAATCAAGCGTGGAATACCAGATTATGAAGTTCATGAACATCTACGGAAATTACGCTTTTGTGGACGCGAAATTCAATGACAAGGATTCCGATGGAAATACGCAATTGTATTCCGGAAACACCTTCAGAATGACGCCAAAGCACAGCTTTACCGTTGGAATGGACATCACACAGATGATCGACGAGAAAAAACAGATCTACTTCAGACCGAATTACAGCTATAAATCAAAAGTCTATTTTGAGGATGACAACCGCGAATACCTCTCCCAAAAAGGGTACGCCATCATGAATGCAACAGTAGGTATTAAATTTTTCAGTACGGCTAAGAGAACCATGGATATCTCCCTATTCGGAAAGAATATCTTGGATCAGAAATTCATCATGGACGCTGGAAACTCAGGTGATAATATCGGTTTGCCAACCTTCGTGGCAGGCGCGAGAGGAACCTACGGTGTATCACTTGGTGTAAGTCTATAATCATGAAGCGTATATTTTATTTTTTATTGATCACCCTGGCCTTCATCGGCATTCCGTTAATTGTCTTCTACCTTTGGGCAAGTTCCGGAACATCGGAGGAAAGTGCTATTAGCGGGATAAAACAGCTTCCGAACACGGCACAACGCACCGAATTCCCTGGGGACTCCACGGTCAGCATCATGACCTATAATATCGGTTACCTGAGCGGCATGACGAACAACCTTTCCGTTAAGGCCAACAAGGAGTTCCATGACGCCAATATGGCCGTCATGAAAGATTATCTAAAGGGAAACCAGCCGGACATCATTGCATTCCAGGAGATCGACTACGGGTCGAAGCGCAGCTTTGAAACCGACCAGGAGCAGGAAATCGCACAGGGCATTTACCCGTTTGCCGCAAGAGCGGTGAACTGGAACAAAAATTACCTTCCCTTTCCGCACTGGCCAATTTCGGTGCATTTCCGAAAGGTCATCTCCGGACAATCGGTCATTTCCAAGTTCCCGATTACAGAGCAACAAATCGATACGCTATCCCGCGTGCAGGACGAACCCTTCTATTACAGGGATTTCTACCTGAACCGTTTGGCACAGATCTGTACCCTAAAGGTAGGGAACCAGCAGATCATGGTCATCAATGTTCACCTAGAAGCTTTTGATCGCGATACCCGTCAGATTCACTCGGAAAGAGTCTTGAAATTATTTCAGGATTATAGCCAGAAATTCCCAACCATCATTGTGGGGGATTTCAACAGCGACCCGAATGAGGACGAATCAACGATTAGGTCTTTCTTTGATCAGGGTATTGCATCGGCAGCAGTACAGGGAGATATAAATCTCTTTACCTACCCTGCCGACAAACCCGATGTTCGGATAGACTATATTTTTTACAGTCCGCATTTCGAACTGTTGGAAAGTAAAGTTGTAAAAGAAGTGGGTGATATCTCAGATCATTTGCCCGTATATGCGAAGCTGAAACTAAAGCCTTTTTAAACAACAATTTCATATGATCTCTAGGGGGCCGTCAGCATGACGGCCCCCTTTATTTGTAACTGATTTTTATGAAGACAAATTAGGCAATTAGGGTACCTTGTCTGAGGTGCTTCCGAGGTGAGAGCGTGGTCAGAGCGTGGTGAGAGCGTGTCTATGGATGGGCTCCACCACGCTCTCACCTCGAACGGAATACGCTAGGACCTCAGACAAGGTCCCTCCATGCCCTATGGCAAATAGCCGCAGATTTTAATAAAGTTCACCTAGAACTGCATAGGATCAATAAATTACGAATATGGAAATGTGAGAGCGTGGGGTAGGAATCAAAATTTTAATAATGACAAATTAAAATTGCGGATTCGAAGGCAAAACCAGCGGATTGTTTTTGAATTTTAAAAAAAGAAAATTGATTTGAATTTTGAGGGCAATCGAGGTGTTATTTGATTGTAATATAGGTAATTAAAATGGTGTGTAAAAATTTATCGAGATTTTTCTTACTGTTAAAAACAACTAGTTTATGCTATCGGAAGCAGTGATGATATCCTTTTCAACTATTCATTTGCTATTGTGCCTGCCCACGTCCGAAACACATTTTCAAATAGCCCAAAAACAAAAATACCCGGAGCGGAGAACTCCAGGTATTTTACCAAACCAATTATTAACCTAAATATTTTCTATTTATCTAGATACCCTATAAACGAGAATATTTTAGGAATATTACACTGATTTAATAATTTTTTTAAATTAAATTAGCAAAAACAGCTAACTTAATTGATTTTCAGCAATTTATAAATTAAAAAAATATTAACTTCCTGAAATTACGTCAACAACTTTATCCGATATTTTGGTAATATCCGATTTTAAGCCGACCATAATGCTGAGGACATGTACGGGCATATCCTGCATCTTGCGGAAGTTCCGGAGGTAACCAACCTCCATCCCTAGGAAGAAACCTTTGAATTTATAATCCGATCCGATTCCGACCTTAACACCGGGAGAGATGGAATATTTATAATCCAATTCGACAATCTTTTCGTTGGCCATATCCTGTGCCCGGGGTTCGACATTTAAGATTCCTGCCGGACCGAAATACGCATAGGAGTTTAACCGTTGCATCTGTCTGCGCATACCGCCTGCCAAACTCAAGGCATACATGGTTGCGCGCGCATTTTTCAACACGCGATTATATTGGCTATCCTCAAACTGTTGGTCGTAACCGAAGCTCATGGTGTACAGCGTAGGCTGCAGATAATACTTTGGATTCTTCAAGGAAATATCCAATCCCAAACTACCCGTGAATAGTTTTGGAGACAGCACCTTGTTTGTTTTCCCCAATGGGAACGAAAGTCCTGTTCCACCAAAATAGTAGACCTTTTTATAGTGTATTGTATCCGCACCCGTTTGGGCAGATGAGGTAGAAATAACGATAAAAAATAAAGATAAAAGTACTATGTTTTTCATGGGCACCGCGTGTATTATTGTTTAACAATAATAACCATTAAAATGTTTCCGAATTAGCTAAATACTATGGATTATAAAAAATTTTTCGCCTGTGGCCCATGATTGAAAAGAAGATCCACAGCACTTAGGTTTGACCGAAAGCCATTGTTTTCTTCGAAAAGTTGGTAATAGGGTTTCGCAGGGTTCTGCAGAGGGTTCGATTTCGGACGGAACACATTGCGGTAATCCATCTCCCCTTCCGCATATTGATAGCTATCCGTAAACGAGATATCGCGTTTCAATTTCAACATCTTCAGCATCATTTCCAGCTGTTGCACATTGAAGTCCAACAGGAATTCGAATTTCTTCTCGAAGAATGGCGCGAAATCATCTTCATAATATTCAAAATAGGGCGAACTGCGGTAAGCAGTCTGCAAGCTCAACCAGTGCAGGCGCTGCCAAGGGTGATCGTAATTGATGCGGATATCCTTCATCGGCACGTGCATGCGCTTGCCGTGAACCGTCGGTACGATCAGGTCAAGTGTGCCATTGGCCGTAGCGATCTTTGCGCGGGTACGGAAAGTTTGTTTCGGAAAATTCTCAAACTGCTCGATCAATATCGGTTCCTCATGATTCTTAATCACATGGAAGTAACTGATATTGGGCAAAAATAACGCTGGTAATAGGATTCCTTTGGACATAAACAATTATTCACTTCAATTTCTCCGCAAAAATAACTTTATTTGGGGATATTTATAATCTATCGGCAGGAGCATGAAGGAAAAATTGGTTTATGGGCTATTGTATCTGATCTCACTATTGCCGTTCTGGTGCCTATACCTGCTCTCCGACTTCCTATTTTTCCTGATCTATTACGTCATCGGCTACCGAAAAAAGGTCGTTTTCGACAACCTTCGGAAATCTTTTCCTGAGAAATCCGAAGCAGAAATCAAGGATATTGCCTACAAATTCTACCGATACTTTCCGGATCTATTGGTGGAATCGGTAAAAATGGCCAGTATTTCGAAAGATGAAGTGATCAAGCGCATTGAATTGATCAATCCGGAGGAGGTCTATCAGTATACGGAACAGGGAAAGGGCGTTATCGGCGTGACCTCGCATTATGGCAATTGGGAATTGGGCATCCATCGGATTTCCATTATGATGGACGTTCCGGAGCTCATCATCTACAAACCCCTGAATAATAAAATCTTCAACGAAGTGCACAATACCATCAGGACGCGCTTTGGGGCGACGATGGTTCCCATGAAGCAGATCCTCCGGCATATTATAAAATTGAAAAATGAGCCGCATATTAGTATGTTTGTAGCGGATCAGACACCGACCTACCAAGATTCGGATTATTTCATGGAATTCTTGAACCAGGAGGCCTTGGTTTATACAGGTACGGAGCGGATTGCTCGCCTGACCAAGTTTCCGGTGGTGTTTTGTGAAATACGGAGAAAAAAGAAAAGGGGCTACTATTCCTGCAGGTTTACGACCTTGGTGGAAAACCCCGATGATTTTCCAGAACATGAGATCACGCATATCCACAACCGTTTTACGGAGCAGGTCATCCGCGAGGAGCCGCAATATTGGCTGTGGTCGCATCGACGCTGGAAACGAAAAAGAAGAAATTAAATGAGTGCATTACCTAAAGTTGCGGTCGTTATCCTGAACTGGAACGGAAAGTATTTCCTGGAGAAATTCCTGCCTTCAGTGTTTAACAGCACCTACCCGAATATAGAATTTATTATTGGAGACAATGGCTCCACGGATGACTCCGTGCAATACGTAACGGATAATTTCCCGATGTTCAAGATCTTGCGGAATACGGAGAACCTCGGTTTTGCCGGTGGCTACAATGAAATCCTGAAACGCGTGGATGCCGATTATTATATCCTGCTGAATTCGGATGTTGAAGTATCCGAAGGATGGATCGAGCCTGTTATTGCGCAAATGGAAAAGGACCCGCTATTGGTGGCCTGCCAACCGAAAATCCAGGCTTTCCACACCAAAGGTGAGTTTG is a genomic window containing:
- a CDS encoding endonuclease/exonuclease/phosphatase family protein is translated as MKRIFYFLLITLAFIGIPLIVFYLWASSGTSEESAISGIKQLPNTAQRTEFPGDSTVSIMTYNIGYLSGMTNNLSVKANKEFHDANMAVMKDYLKGNQPDIIAFQEIDYGSKRSFETDQEQEIAQGIYPFAARAVNWNKNYLPFPHWPISVHFRKVISGQSVISKFPITEQQIDTLSRVQDEPFYYRDFYLNRLAQICTLKVGNQQIMVINVHLEAFDRDTRQIHSERVLKLFQDYSQKFPTIIVGDFNSDPNEDESTIRSFFDQGIASAAVQGDINLFTYPADKPDVRIDYIFYSPHFELLESKVVKEVGDISDHLPVYAKLKLKPF
- a CDS encoding WbqC family protein, translated to MSKGILLPALFLPNISYFHVIKNHEEPILIEQFENFPKQTFRTRAKIATANGTLDLIVPTVHGKRMHVPMKDIRINYDHPWQRLHWLSLQTAYRSSPYFEYYEDDFAPFFEKKFEFLLDFNVQQLEMMLKMLKLKRDISFTDSYQYAEGEMDYRNVFRPKSNPLQNPAKPYYQLFEENNGFRSNLSAVDLLFNHGPQAKNFL
- a CDS encoding lysophospholipid acyltransferase family protein, which produces MKEKLVYGLLYLISLLPFWCLYLLSDFLFFLIYYVIGYRKKVVFDNLRKSFPEKSEAEIKDIAYKFYRYFPDLLVESVKMASISKDEVIKRIELINPEEVYQYTEQGKGVIGVTSHYGNWELGIHRISIMMDVPELIIYKPLNNKIFNEVHNTIRTRFGATMVPMKQILRHIIKLKNEPHISMFVADQTPTYQDSDYFMEFLNQEALVYTGTERIARLTKFPVVFCEIRRKKKRGYYSCRFTTLVENPDDFPEHEITHIHNRFTEQVIREEPQYWLWSHRRWKRKRRN